In one Anas platyrhynchos isolate ZD024472 breed Pekin duck chromosome 8, IASCAAS_PekinDuck_T2T, whole genome shotgun sequence genomic region, the following are encoded:
- the NDC1 gene encoding nucleoporin NDC1 → MEAAAAASCRQRALLRQVLGWRLAAAVAWSVLLLPACTAAFVLLGRAQPLRPLRWIADSFNDLYTSYVIFCILLMSVVILVISIFNVEFYAVVPSIPCSRLALIGKIIHPQQVIHSAVHAVMGMLVAWCAAVMTKGKFQFLAVPCTPSESPENAVPQMCLNEYHLFFLLSGAFIGYSYSLLYLINNMNYLPFPIIQQYKYLRFRRSLPLLVKHSCVESLYLVRNFCVAYYFFGYIPKVWISTTMDLHIDSKLHPLDTLSGLLDLSLFYHTWLCGAFLLITWYIAWLLFKIYATETHHFPVQPTFAEETDQCLPKILNSNPPLIIKFLALQDLMLLSQYSPVRRQEVFSLSQPGGHPHNWTAISRECLSLLTDLTQRLIAQQEAAAANGRAKQQAGEMKVLPQTPGAAVTEDMPFQSQRSNVIHRASMASLVKSPLMPSKTSPGSDIGSPFSSPALTSKVGILDLNSPWHGSVQSPHVMRRGPKLWTSGSGLQMNGSHHESFPVVSLARVGSEAVQPSFIYTWLQNKQEQIKNFLSRRALIMYFFSKHPEASIQAVFSDAQMHIWALEGLSHLVAASFTEDQFGVVQTTLPAILNTLLTLQEVVDRHFKLPHVSSKPPRISGSLVDTSYKTLRFALRASLKTALYRITTVFGEHLNAVQVSPEHKKRLQQFLEYKE, encoded by the exons atggaggcggcggcggcggcctcgTGCCGGCAGCGGGCGCTGCTCCGCCAG GTGCTGGGCTGGAGGCTGGCGGCCGCCGTCGCCTGgtccgtgctgctgctgcccgcctGCACCGCCGCCTTCGTGCTGCTCGGCCGCGCGCAGCCGCTCCGCCCGCTGCGCTGGATCGCCG atTCCTTCAATGATTTGTATACTTCCTATGTCATCTTTTGTATCCTCCTTATGTCTGTGGTGATACTGGTAATAAGCATCTTCAACGTTGAATTCTATGCAG TTGTGCCATCGATACCATGCTCTCGATTAGCGCTGATAGGAAAAATTATTCATCCTCAGCAAGTTATCCATTCAGCTGTTCATGCTGTAATGGGAATGCTGGTTGCTTGGTGTGCTGCAGTTATGACAAAAGGAAAGTTCCAGTTTCTTGCTGTGCCCTGCACGCCTTCAGAAAG CCCAGAAAATGCTGTTCCTCAGATGTGCCTAAATGAGTATCACctcttttttctgctttctggagCTTTCATTGGATACAGTTACAGCCTCTTGTATCTTATTAACAATATGAATTATTTGCCATTTCCAATTATACAG caatACAAGTACTTACGTTTCAGAAGATCTTTGCCTCTCCTCGTTAAACACAGTTGTGTGGAATCGCTGTATTTGGTCAGAAACTTCTGTGTCGCATATTACTTTTTTG GTTATATCCCAAAAGTATGGATAAGTACCACAATGGATCTTCACATAGACAG TAAATTGCATCCCCTTGACACTCTGAGTGGCTTACTGGACCTCTCTTTGTTCTACCATACCTGGTTATGTGGTGCATTTCTTCTGATTACCTGGTACATTGCCTGGTTGCTCTTCAAGATCTATGCTACAGAG ACACATCATTTTCCTGTTCAGCCAACTTTTGCTGAGGAGACAGACCAGTGCCTGCCTAAAATCTTAAACAGCAACCCTCCCCTGATTATAAAG ttcTTAGCCTTACAAGACTTGATGTTGCTTTCCCAGTATTCCCCTGTTCGACGGCAGGAAGTCTTTAGCCTTAGTCAGCCAG GTGGGCACCCTCACAACTGGACTGCAATATCAAGGGAGTGTTTGAGTCTTCTAACTGATCTGACCCAGCGGCTGATCGCACAGCaggaagctgcagcagcaaaTGGGAGAGCAAAACAGCAAGCAGGAGAGATGAAAGTACTTCCACAGACTCCAG GAGCTGCGGTGACAGAAGACATGCCATTCCAGTCACAGAGATCTAACGTCATTCACAGAGCCTCCATGGCATCCCTGGTTAAATCGCCTCTAATGCCTTCAAAGACATCACCTGGGTCTGATATTGGCTCACCTTTTAGTTCACCTGCTTTAACCTCCAAGGTGGGAATTCTGGATTTAAACTCGCCTTGGCACGGATCAGTCCAAAGTCCTCATGTTATGAGAAGGGGACCAAAGCTGTGGACATCAGGATCAG GTCTGCAAATGAATGGTTCCCACCACGAATCCTTCCCAGTGGTCTCTCTTGCAAGAGTTGGCAGTGAGGCAGTACAGCCCAGCTTTATTTACACATGGCTTCAGAACAAGCAAGAACAG ataaaaaaCTTCTTGTCAAGACGAGCACTGATAATGTATTTCTTCAGCAAG CATCCAGAGGCTTCCATCCAAGCTGTTTTCTCCGATGCCCAAATGCACATCTGGGCATTGGAAG GTCTGTCTCATCTGGTAGCAGCTTCCTTTACAGAAGACCAATTTGGAGTCGTTCAAACTACACTGCCAGCTATCCTGAATACTCTACTGACGCTTCAGGAG GTTGTAGACAGACACTTCAAACTGCCTCATGTTTCCAGCAAACCTCCCAGGATCTCGGGAAGTCTGGTGGACACATCTTACAAAACGCTAAGATTTGCACTTAGAGCATCTCTGAAAACAGCACTGTACCGGATAACTACTGTCTTTGGAGAACACTTAAA tgcAGTGCAAGTGTCTCCAGAACATAAGAAAAGACTTCAGCAGTTCTTGGAATACAAAGAATAA
- the YIPF1 gene encoding protein YIPF1 translates to MAAADGLQFPEFADAASLLAANPDATTISIEEPDGTKSQRGRQQEPGREEDDELLGNDDSDKTELLAGQKKSAPFWTFEYYQTFFDVDTYQVLDRIKGSVFPVPGRNFVRLYIRSNPDLYGPFWICTTLVFAIAVSGNLSNFFIHLGKPTYHYVPEFRKVSIAATTIFAYAWLVPLALWGFLMWRNSKVMNIVSYSFLEIVCVYGYSLFVYIPTAILWIIPQKVVRWVLVMFSLCLSGSVLVMTFWPAVRDDNRRIALATVGAIILLHALLSVGCLAYFFDAPEVDFPVPIVPAHNGTTLIKAQ, encoded by the exons ATGGCGGCGGCGGACGGGCTCCAGTTCCCAG AGTTCGCCGACGCGGCCAGCCTGCTGGCGGCCAACCCCGACGCCACCACCATCAGCATCGAGGAGCCCGACGGCACCAAGAGCCAGCGCGGCCGGCAGCAGGAGccgggcagggaggaggacgaCGAGCTGCTGGGCAACGATGACTCGGATAAAACGGAG CTGCTGGCGGGACAGAAGAAAAGTGCCCCGTTCTGGACGTTTGAGTACTACCAGACGTTCTTCGATGTGGACACTTACCAG GTCCTGGACCGAATCAAGGGTTCTGTTTTCCCAGTACCAGGGAGGAACTTTGTAAGGCTGTACATCCGCAGCAATCCCGACCTCTATG GTCCTTTTTGGATATGCACCACACTTGTCTTTGCCATTGCTGTTAGTGGCAATCTCTCAAACTTCTTCATCCATCTGGGCAAGCCGACCTACCACTATGTGCCCGAGTTCAGAAAAG TGTCCATAGCAGCAACAACAATTTTTGCATACGCTTGGCTTGTTCCCCTTGCTCTCTGGGGGTTTCTGATGTGGAGGAACAGTAAAGTTATGAACATTGTCTCGTACTCATTCCTGGAGATAGTGTGTGTATATGGCTACTCCCTCTTCGTTTATATCCCCACAGCG ATTTTATGGATTATTCCACAAAAAGTGGTGCGCTGGGTCCTGGTGATGTTCTCCCTGTGCCTTTCGGGGTCTGTTTTGGTGATGACCTTCTGGCCTGCCGTCAGAGATGACAACCGGAGGATTGCGCTGGCGACTGTGGGGGCCATTATTCTGCTCCACGCCCTGCTGTCTGTCGGCTGTTTG GCTTACTTCTTTGATGCCCCTGAAGTGGATTTTCCTGTACCTATTGTCCCTGCTCACAACGGAACAACACTAATAAAAGCTCAGTAA
- the DIO1 gene encoding type I iodothyronine deiodinase has translation MWSVRLLLQKALVLLHVTASVVVGKTLMVLFPNTMKRHILKQGEKSRMNQNPKFSYENWGPTFFSFQYLLFVLKVKWKRLEDEAYEGRPAPNTPVVTSQGDIRHLFDFMRGNRPLILNFGSCTUPSFMLKFDEFNKLVKDFSSIADFLIIYIEEAHAADGWAFKNNIIINNHRSLEDRKIAAQLLQKNNPLCPVVLDTMENLSSSKYAALPERLYLLQEGKVIYKGGVGPWNYHPQEIRAILEKLK, from the exons ATGTGGAGCGTCAGGCTGCTGCTACAGAAAGCCCTCGTTCTTCTGCACGTCACCGCGAGCGTTGTCGTCGGCAAAACACTGATGGTGCTGTTCCCCAACACCATGAAAAGGCACATCCTAAAACAAGGCGAGAAGAGCAGAATGAACCAGAACCCCAAGTTCAGCTACGAGAACTGGGGCCCGACCTTTTTCAGCTTCCAGTATTTACTCTTCGTGCTGAAGGTGAAGTGGAAGAGGCTGGAGGACGAAGCCTACGAGGGACGGCCTGCTCCCAACACACCAGTGGTGACATCCCAGGGGGACATCCGGCACCTCTTCGACTTCATGCGAG GTAACCGGCCTTTAATCCTGAATTTTGGAAGTTGCACCTGACCTTCATTTATGTTAAAATTTGATGAGTTCAACAAGCTCGTCAAAGATTTCAGCTCGATAGCAGATTTCCTTATCATCTACATCGAAGAAGCTCACGCAGCAG ATGGATgggcttttaaaaacaatatcaTTATTAACAATCACAGAAGCCTTGAAGATCGAAAAATTGCAGCACaacttcttcagaaaaataatcctttatGTCCAGTGGTTTTAGACACTATGGAAAACCTCAGCAGTTCAAAATATGCTGCGCTGCCAGAAAGACTGTATCTGCTTCAAGAGGGGAAGGTTATCTACAAG GGAGGAGTGGGGCCTTGGAACTATCACCCCCAGGAAATACGCGCCATCCTGGAaaaactgaaatag